Genomic DNA from Streptomyces sp. NBC_01571:
CGGGCGCGGCGCCGTTCCTCGTCGCGCCCATGGCCCATGTCCGCGTCTGCGACGACGTCGCCGAGGGGCTGCTGCCCGTCAAGGCGATGCTCGGCTTCTACATCGGCGGCATGGGGCACTCGGCGCGCAACTTCCACGCCGATCTGATGGCACGCATGGGCTACGAGGAGGAGGCGCGGCTCATCCAGGAGCTGTTCCTCGCCGGGCGCCGTCAGGAGGCGGTGCTCGCCGTGCCGGACGCCTTCGCCGACGAGATCTCACTGGTCGGGCCGCGTGAGCGCATCGCCGAACGGCTCGAACTGTGGCGCAAGGGACCGGTGACAGACCTGCTGGCGCTGTCGCCGGACCCTCACTCGCTTCGCGTCCTGGCGGATCTCAACTCCTAGTGTCGCGACAGGGCGGAAGGGGTTCTCAGCCGTGGGTCAGCTGGGAGCCCGACGGCACCTTGTCGGTGACGTTGGCACCCGCGCTCTTCCCGGCGTCCTTCACCTGGTTGATGATGTCGTCGAAGGAACCCACGGTGGAGTCCGTCGACTTGCCCTTGCGGAGCTTGGCGGGCAGGGTCTTCAGTGCCTCGATACCCGCGGTCAGCGGGGCGATCGCCTTGGACAGGGTCGGGTCGCCCTTGGCGTTCCTGCTCGCCGCCTTGAGCCTGTTGTACGCGAAGGCGCCCGCCACGCCCGCCTTGATGAGGGCGAACTTGCGTCCCTTCGCGCCCTTCTTGAACTTTCCGGCCTTCCAGGGCTTCACGATCCACTGGTAGGTGGCTCCGGCCGCGAGGCTCGCGTTGGCCACGAAGCGGGTCTTCGAGAGCTTCTGCTTCTCGGCGGTGGTGCTCGGGGACGGTGTCGCCGCCGCCGCGACGGCCGCGGTGTCCTTGATGGCACTGCTGCCGCCGCTGGAACAGGCGGTGGCACCGGCGACCAGAGCACAGGAAAGAGTGAGCGCCACGATGAGGCGCCGTATCGATACAGGCACGGGGTCCTCCGGGGTGGGGAACGGTCCTCCCCGGATGCGGGAAGAACACGGCTCTTACAGCAGCCTCACCCGGCTCCGTGCATTACGCCACTTGGGCGAAACCCGTACGGGTTTCAACCCTGAATACGCGGCAACCCGGACGGCATGTCCCCTCGATATCGCAACGGCTCCAACCAGGCGGGCACGGTCATAGCGATCGTCGCCGACGTGATGGCCCTCATCCTGGGCCTGTGGATCCTCATGTATCTGCTGGACGCAAATCGGGCCAACGACCTGGTCCAGTTCGTCCACAACCTGGCGAGCTGGCTCGCGGGCTGGTCCCGTGACCTGTTCACCTTCGACGAGGCATGGGCGCGCGTCGTCGCGGGCTACGGTCTCGCCGCCGTCGTCTACCTCTTCATCGGCCACGCCATCGCCAACCGCATGCACCGCCACTGAGCCAGTCCGGCGGCACCACGGCTCGTCGGCCGTGTCCGCCCCGGTCGGCCGGACCTTTTCCACCGGTCCGGCCGACCGGGGCGGACACGGCCTAACAGCACTCCGCGTCGAGTCCCCGCGGCAGGCGTTCGCCGCCGAAGACGGCGCAGGTCGGCTCGTCGCCGCCCAGCGCGGCGACGGCGAGGAGGAGGGAACCCGCCGTCCAGGTGGTCAGCTCCTCGGGCCAGATCGCCCGGGCGTCGAAGACATAGCCCGTCCAGTAAAGGCCGGTCTTCGGATCACGCAGGTGCTGGATGGACTGGAGAATCTCCAGAGCACGGTCGGACTCGCCCACGGCCCACAGCGCCAGGGCGAGTTCGGCCGACTCACCGCCGGTCACCCACGGGTTCGGCACGACACAGCGCACCCCGAGGCCGGGCACGACGAAACGCTCCCAGCCCTCCGCTATCCGGGACTTGGCCTCGACGCCGGTCAACGCGCCGCCGAGCACCGGGTAGTACCAGTCCATCGAGTAGCGGTCCTTGTCGAGGAACCGCTCGGGGTGCCGGCGGATCGCGTGCCGCAGCAGGCCGAGCGCCAACTCCCAGTCGGGCTGCGGCTCTTCGCGCTGTTCGGCGATGGCGAGCGCACAGCGCAGCGCGTGGTGGATCGACGAACTCCCGGTCAGCAGCGCCTCGTCGGTGGCCGTCCCGTCGTCCTCGCGCTTCCAGCCGATCTGTCCGCCGGGCTGCTGGAGTCCCAGTACGAACTCCACGGCCGCGTAGACCGAGGGCCACATCCGGTCCAGGAAGGTGTCGTCGCCGGTGGCCAGGTAGTGGTGCCAGACGCCCACCGCGATGTACGCGCAGAAGTTGGTCTCCCGGCCGCGGTCCGTGACGTCCGCGAAGTCCCCGTCGGCGTACGCCGCGTACCAGGACCCGTCCGGGTTCTGATGCCGGGCCAGCCACGCGTAGGCCCGCTCGGCCGCCTCGTGCTCGCCCGCGGCGTCCAGCGCCATGGCCGCCTCGGTGTGGTCCCACGGATCGAGGTGGTGACCGCGGAACCACGGTATGGCGCCGTCCGGACGCTGCGCCCCGAGGATCGCGCGCACCGTGACGGCGGCCTCCTCGGCGGTGAGCACCCCGGGCAGGACGAGGTGCTCCGTGCGGGGTGTGGTCACGAAGCGTCCACCGTGGCGGCGTCGGCGGGCAGGTGCGGCTTGGTCGCGTACGCCACGAAGCTCTTGCCGATCAGCGGGTTCAGCGCGTTCTCCGCGACCCGGGTGGCCAGGGGTTTCTTCATGATGTCCCAGACCAGCAGCTTGTGGTAGGCCCGCACGGGCAGCGCCTTGTCGTTGTCGACGCCGAACGCGCACTTCAGCCACCAGTAGGGGCTGTGCAGGGCGTGGGCGTGGTGGGTGCCGTACGGCTTGAGCCCGGCCTCCTTCATCCTGCCCAGCAGTTCGTCCGCCCTGTAGATGCGGATGTGGCCGCCCTCGACCTCGTGGTACGCGTCCGACAGCGCCCAGCAGACCTTCTCGGGCCCGTAGCGCGGGACGGTGATCGCGATCCGGCCGCCGGGCCTGAGCACCCGGACCATCTCGGCGAGGACGCCCTTGTCGTCGGGGATGTGCTCCATCACCTCGGAGATGATCACGACGTCGAACGACTCGTCGGGAAAGGGGAGTTGGAGCGCGTCGCCCTCCATCGCGGTAGCGGTCGCGCCCTCCGGTGCCTCGCCCGCCTCCTTCATCGCGGCGAACCACTTGGCGACCTCGCGGATCTCCTCGCCGTTCTGGTCCAGCGCGACGACCCGGGCACCGCGCCGGTAGCACTCGAACGCGTGCCGGCCGGCACCGCAGCCGAGGTCCAGTACGCGGTCGCCCGGGGCGAGCGGGAACCGGGAGAAGTCGACGGTCAGCACGTGGCCCTGCTTTCGCGGTTGGGTACGACAACTTCGGCTGCTTCTTCGGCGACGCCTGCGGGGGCGGCACCGGGAGTCACGGAGGGGCCGGGGGCCGGGGACGCGGCGAGGCCCGGGGCCGGGGACGCGGCCTGGCCGGAGGCCGCCGAGGAACCGACCGCAGCGGACGCGGCGTGGCCGGAGGCCGCGGACACGAACGCCGAGGGGGCGGCGGCAGCAGACGCCGCGTCGCCGGGCACCGCGGACCCGGAGGACGCGGGGCCCGGCACGGAGCGGCGGGGGGCGGGAGCCGCGGCGCGGGCGATGGCCTCGCGGTAGTGGGCGACCGTGCCCTGGGCGGCGCGCGCCCAGGTGAAGCGTTCCAGGACCCGCGCGCGTCCGGCGGAGCCGAGCCTCGCGCGCAGTTCCGGGTCGCCCAGGAGCCGGCTCAGCCCCGCGGCCAGTGCGCCCGCGTCGCCGGGAGGCACCGCCAGACAGGTCTCGCCGTCGGGGCCCGCGACCTCCGGGATCGCTCCGCCGGTGGTGGCCACCAGCGGCGTACCGGTGGCCATGGCCTCCGCGGCGGGCAGCGAGAATCCCTCGTACAGGGAGGGCACACAGGCGACTTCGGCGGACCGTACGAGGTCGACGAGTTCCGCGTCCGAGATGCCCTTGACGAACTCGACGGCGCGCTCCAGGCCGTACCGCTCGATGGCCTGGGCGACCGGCCCGTCCTCGGCGCGCTTGCCGACGACGACGAGGTGTGCGCCGGGGCGCTCGGTGCGCACCTTGGCGAGCGCCTCGACGAGGTGGACGAGTCCCTTGAGCGGCACGTCCGCGCTGGACGTGGTGACGATCCGGCCCGGCACCTGCGGCACGGCGGGGTCGGGCGAGAAGAGGTCGGTGTCGGCGCCGATGTGCACGACGTGGATGCGGTCCTGGGTGACGCCCAGATGGTCGACGATCTCCTGGCGCGAGGTGCCGGAGACGGTGAGCACGGACGGCAGACGGCGCGCGACGCGCTTCTGCATCCGCGTGAAGGCGTACCAGCGGCGCACGGACGCGCGGCGGCGGCGCCCCTCGGCGGCGTCCAACTCCAGTCGGCGGTCGACGGTGATGGGGTGGTGGATCGTGGTGACCAGCGGCGCGCCCACGTCTCCCAGCAGGCCGTAGCCGAGGGTCTGGTTGTCGTGCACGACGTCGAACGCGCCCTGCCGGGCCCGCAGATGGCGGCGGGCGCGCAGCGAGAAGGTCAGCGGCTCGGGGAAGCCCCCGGTCCACATGGTCCCGACCTCGACGGCGTCGATCCAGTCGCGGAACTCCTCGCGCGCAGGGGTCCGGAAGGGGTCCGGCTGGCGGTAGAGGTCGAGGCTGGGCAGTTCGGTGAGGCTCAGGCCGGGGAGGCCCTCGTCCAGGACGGGGTAGGGCTGGGAGCCGATGACCTCGACCCGGTGGCCCAGGCGGGCGAGTTCGCGCGAGAGGTGTCGTACGTACACGCCCTGACCGCCGCAGAACGGGTTTCCCTTGTACGTCAGGAGCGCGATGCGCAACGGTCCGTCGCCGTCGATGGCCGCGCCCGCCCCGGGGCCCGCCTCCATGGCCTCAGCGGTCACTTACGGCCCCCTTCTCCCTGCACATTCCCGCGAGATTACGCCGGGACGCTAATCTAGAACAAGTTTCAGACTTGATCGTTCGAGGAGCACTGAATCTACCGGCAGGTAGGGCCTCTGGGAGAAGTGGATCAGGTGATCCGCGCCACGACGGAGGCGTTCCGGCCCGCGGATGTGTTCTGCCATGCTGTCTGGTCGCTCCTCCAGCTGAACCCACGGAACGGGACCCATGCCTGCGGAAGTCAAGGTGGAAGCCAAGTCCGCGCAGTTCGCCTCTCCCCCGCTCACCGAGCGGCAGGAAGCACGCCGCCGGCGGATCCTGCACGCGAGCGCGCAGCTGGCCGGCCGGGGCGGCTTCGACGCGGTGCAGATGCGCGAGGTCGCGGAGTCGTCGCAGGTCGCCCTGGGCACGCTCTACCGCTACTTCCCCTCCAAGATCCATCTGCTGGTGGCCACGATGCAGGACCAGCTGGACCACATGCACGGCACCCTGCGCAAGAAGCCGCCGGCCGGCGACTCGGCGGCGGAGCGGGTCGCCGAGACGCTGATGCGCGCCTTCCGTGCCCTGCAGCGCGAGCCGCACCTCGCCGACGCCATGGTCCGCGCGCTGACCTTCGCGGACCGCAGTGTGAGCCCCGAGGTGGACCAGGTGTCCCGGCAGACCACGGCGATCATCCTGGACGCCATGGGCCTGGACGACCCGAGCCCCGCCCAGCTCTCCGCGGTCCGCGTCATCGAGCACACCTGGCACTCGGCGCTGATCACCTGGCTCTCCGGCCGCGCCTCCATCGCCCAGGTCAAGATCGACATCGAGACGGTGTGCCGTCTCATCGATCTGACGGATCCGGGCGAACGGAGCTGAGGCGCGCCCGCGCACGTGAGGAACCTACGAGACGGGTTCCCTTCGCCGGTATGGTCCGGATCAGGTACTGGGGGTCGCCTTCGGGTCCGCCTGCTACCGTCCGGCCTCTCAGCTCGACCGTCGACGTCGGCCCCGGCGGAGGTTGCTGCCTCCCGCCAAAGTCGGCTACTCCGGTTGAGCTCCCTCACTCGTCTCGTAGGCCAATACCAGGATAGAACCTCCATCGCCGGATGGACCCTCCCATAGTGAGACTTTTTTCGAAATCTCCCGGTGAGGGCCCGTACCGACAGAGGGCCCCGGCCTCACTCCTCGGGCGGGAACACCGGCTCCCCGCTGCCCAGCAGCGTGATCATGATGGCCTCCACCGGACAGCCCTCCGCCGCCGCGAGGAGCCTCTCGTTGGCGTCGGTCTCCGGTTCGGCGGGGTGGGACTGCATGCCGGAGTCGAGGCGGAAGGCCTCCGGGACGAGGTGGACGCACTGGGCGGAGCCGATGCAGAGGGAGCGGTCCACCTCGATGTTCCAGCGGTCGCCCATCCCTCACGCCTCCCAGCCCGCGGGGAGGTGGATCATCTTGTGCTCAAGGAACTCGCCGTAGCCCTCGGGGCCGAACTCCCGCCCCAGCCCGGAGTTCTTGTAGCCGCCGAAGGGGCCGAGCATGTCGAGGCTGAAGGTGTTGACGGAGTAGGTGCCGGTACGGACCTGGCGGGCGACGTCGACGCCGTGCGCGACGTCCGCCGTCCAGACGCTGCCGCTCAGCCCGTAGTCGGAGTCGTTGGCGATCTTCACGGCCTCGGTCTCGTCGCCGTAGGGGAGCAGGCAGATCACCGGTCCGAAGATCTCCTCGCGGGCGATCCGCATGGAGTTGTCCACGTCGCCGAAGAGGGTGGGTTCGACGTACCAGCCGCGGTCGATGCCGTGCGGGCGGCCTCCGCCGGTGAGGATCTTGGCGCCCTCCTCCTGGCCGATGCGGATGTAGTCGAGGTTGCGCCGCTGCTGCCGCTCGGCGACCAGCGGGCCCACCTGGGTCGCCGGGTCCAGCGGGTCGCCGACCACCAGGGCGCTCGCCGCGGCGGCGAAGGCGTCCGCGAACTCGTCGTAGCGCGAACGCGGTACGAGGATGCGGGTCTGGGCGACGCAGGCCTGCCCGTTGTTCATCCAGGCGGCCTGGACGATCCCGGGGACGGCCGTGGCGAGGTCCGCGTCCGGCAGCACGATCGCCGCCGACTTGCCGCCCAGTTCGAGCGTCACGCGGGTGAGGTTGCGCGAGGCGACCTCCATCACGCGCCTGCCGGCCGCCACCGATCCGGTGAAGGAGACCTTGTCGACACCGGGATGCCCGACCAGGTACTCGCTCACCTCGCGGTCGGCCGGGAGGATCGACAGGACGCCCTCGGGCAGCCCTGCCTCCCGCGCGATCTCGCCCAACAGATAGGCGTCCAGCGGCGATTCGGGGGACGGCTTCAGCACGACCGAGCAGCCGGTCAGCAGCGCGGGCGCGAGTTTGGCGGCCGCCACGAACTGCGGCACGTTCCACGGCACCACGGCCGCGACGACCCCGACCGGCTCCCGCCGGACGAGGATCCTGCCGAGGACTCCGTCGCGCGTCTCCTCGTACGTGAAGCCGCGCGCCACCGTGAGGGCCGCGTCCCAGACCATCATCGCGCCGAGGGCCTGCGCGAGGACGCTCCAGGAGTACGGGGAGCCGTTCTCGGAGGAGATGACGCGGGCGATCTCCTCGTGACGGGCGCCGATCGCGTCCTTGATCCGGGTGACGACCGCGATCCGTTCGCCGGGGCTCATCCGGGGCCAGGGGCCTTCGTCGAAGGCGCGCCGCGCGACGGCGACGGCCCGGTCGACGTCCTCGGCCGAGGCGTGCGGGACGCGCCCGATGACCTCCTCCGTGTGCGGCGAGATCACCTCGATGACACCGGTGCCCAGGGGATCCGTCAACTCCCCGCCTATGAACAGCTGTCCGTGTTCCACGAGCTCGGTCATGACCGACCGCCTCCCCGGGGGGCGTTCTCCGACACTGCCGACTTCTGACGCTTCATCAGATACGAGAACTGATACCAGCTCCGGTCCGAGGAGTCCACGGGCCGGAGGCAACGGCACAACGGTTGGTTCGGGCACCCATTGGAATGCGTTCTAGTTATAGTGACGGCACGACGGCGATTGGTGGGAGCCCATGACACAGGTGACCGATCACGGCGGGGGCGTACGGTCGCTCAGGGTCCCCATCCCCGACAACCCTCTCGGCACCACGCTGGTCCACGTCGTCGACACCGACCGGGGCCCCGTACTGATCGACACCGGCTGGGACGACCCGGCCTCCTGGGACGTCCTCACCGCCGGCCTCGCCGCCTGCGGCATCCCGGTCGCCGAGGTGCACGGCGTGGTCATCACCCACCACCACCCCGATCACCACGGCCTGTCGGGCAAGGTGCGGGACGCGTCCGGGGCATGGATCGCGATGCACGCGCTGGACACCGAGATCGTACGGCGGACCCGGGAGCACAAGGCCGAGCGCTGGTTCGCCTACATGGCGGACAAACTCGAGGCCTGCGGCGCACCCGAGGAGCACGTGGCGCTGCTGCGCGCGGCGCGCACGGCCCGGCGCTCGGGCAGCCTGCCCCAGTTCTCCCCCGCGCTCCCCGACCGCGAGATCGTCCCCGGCGAACTGCTCGACCTGGCCGGCCGCCGGCTGCGCGCGATCTGGACCCCGGGCCACACACCCGGCCACGTCTGCCTGCACCTGGAGGAGGCGCACCCCGCCGGACTGCCGGGCCACGGCCGCCTGTTCTCCGGCGACCACCTGCTGCCGCGGATCACCCCGCACATCGGCCTGTACGAGGATCCGGACGACGTCACCGTCGCCGATCCGCTCGGGGACTACCTCGATTCCCTGGAGCGCGTGGGCCGCCTCGACCCCGCCGAGGTGCTGCCGGCCCATCAGCACGCCTTCACCGATGCCCCCGGCCGGGTCAGGGAGTTGCTCACCCACCACGAGGAGCGCCTCACCGGTCTGCTCACCCTCCTCGCGACCCCCCTGACCGCCTGGCAGCTCGCCGAACGCATGGAGTGGAACCGGCCCTGGGAGCAGATCCCCTTCGCCTCCCGGAACATCGCCGTCTCGGAGGCCGAGGCCCACGTCCGCCGTCTGGTGAAACTCGGCCGCGCGGAGGCCGTCCCGGGAAGCGGTCCGGTGACGTACGTGGCGGTCTGAGCCGCCCGGCGCGGCCCGCGTCCGCCGTGCGTCAGCAGTCCCCCGCCGCGTAGTCCAGCCCCTCCTCGTACGGCATGGCGCGGCCCTCTTCGTACGCCCTCTTGTACGCGGTGTCGCCGATCTCGGCGCGGATGCGGTGTTCGTGGGAGCGGCGGTTGGCGAGCAGGTCGGGTGAGTTCATCTGCGCGCGGCCGGCGAGTTCCCAGACCCGCTCGCCGATACCGAGGAGCCGGGCCGCGCGAGGTCCGTCGCCGGCCGCGAGGACGGCGGCGGCCAGGACCTCCAGCGCCATGGCCGTGCCCACGGTGTTGTGCAGCAGGGCGTGCCCAGCCGGCGCGGTACGGGCGTTGCCGACCGCCGCGCGGACCTCGCCGCGGGCCAGGTCGGTCTGCGCGAGGACCGTGTCGGCGAAGGCGGCCGCCCAGGACTCCCCGCACGCCGCGCCGGCCTCGCGCGTCTCCTCGGCCACGACGCGGGCCCGCCCGTACTCGCCCCGCAGCAGGTGGGTGAACGAGAGGGCCACCCTGACCTGGAGCTGGGCGGCCCCGAACCCGTCCGGTCTGATCGGCAGCCGGGGCGTGGCGGACAGCACGTCGACCGCCTCGGCCAGCCGGCCGCTCAGGGCCAGCTGACCTCCCGTGAGGTACGCGGCGGCCACCACGGCCACCGGGTCGGTCTGCTCGTCCGCCGCGTCCGTGCAGCGTTCCGCCCAGTGGGCCGCGACCGCGAGATCGCCCTGCAGCAGGGCCACCGCGCCCCGCGCCCACAGTGCGCGGGTGCGGTCGGGTCCGGGCTCCGGGTCGGTGGCGAGCACGAGGTCCAGGCAGTGCTGGGCGTCGCGCGGATAGCCGCAGTGCCGCCACAGGAACCCGACGTCCGCCGCCATGCCCAGGGCGATCCTGCTGTCGGGGTCGGTGAGCGCACAGTCCATCGCGGCACGGAGGTTGGCGTGTTCGGTGAGGGTGCGTTCGCACCAGGCCACCTGCCGTCCGGTGTTCCACTCGGCGCGGCCCTGGCGGGCCAGCCGCCGGAAGTGGTCGCGGTGACGCAGGCGCAGGGCGTGCTCCTCGCCGAGGGCGCGCAGCCGGTCGGCGCCGAACTCGCGTACGGTGTCGAGGAGTCGGTAGCGCTCGGGGTCGGTGCGGTGGCGTTGCACGATGGACTGCTCGACGAGCCGGTCCAGCAGTCCGGGGATCCGTCCGGCGGGCAACGGGCCGCCCACGCAGACCGCCTCGGCGGTGCGCGCGCAGAAGCCGTCCGCGAACACCGAGAGCCGGGCCCACAGCAGCCGCTCCAGCGGCGCGCAGAGCTCGTGACTCCAGCCGATCGCCGTGCGCAGGGTCCGGTGACGCGGCTCTCGGCCGCCGTCGGGCGGCGCGCTGAGCAGGTCGAGCCGGGAGGGCAGTCGTTCGCCCAGGTGGCCGTGGAGCTGGGCGAGGGAGAGTTCGCACAGCCGGGCGGCGGCCAGTTCGAGGGCGAGCGGGATCCCGTCGAGGCGGCGGCAGACGGACTCCACCGTGGGCCGGTTGGTGTCGTCGAGGGCGAAGCCGCCGGCCGCGACGGCCGCGCGCTCGGCGAACAGGGTCACGGCGTCGTCGGCGACCGGCAACGGGTCCAGCGGCAGGACGAGTTCGCCGGGCAGTGCGAGCGGCTCCCGGCTGGTGACGAGGATCCGCAGTCCGGGGAGGGCGGGCAGCAGGGTCTCGACGAGGGCTGCGCAGTCGGCGAGGACGTGCTCGCAGGAGTCGAGCGCCAGCAGCAGCCGTTTGCCCCGAGCCCAGTCGGCCACCACGTCGGCGACCGGGCCGGTCGACTGGTCGGCGAGCCGCAGCGCCTCCACGACGGCGAGGCCGACCAGGCCGGCGGTGCGCAACGGGGAGAGTTCCAC
This window encodes:
- a CDS encoding prenyltransferase/squalene oxidase repeat-containing protein: MTTPRTEHLVLPGVLTAEEAAVTVRAILGAQRPDGAIPWFRGHHLDPWDHTEAAMALDAAGEHEAAERAYAWLARHQNPDGSWYAAYADGDFADVTDRGRETNFCAYIAVGVWHHYLATGDDTFLDRMWPSVYAAVEFVLGLQQPGGQIGWKREDDGTATDEALLTGSSSIHHALRCALAIAEQREEPQPDWELALGLLRHAIRRHPERFLDKDRYSMDWYYPVLGGALTGVEAKSRIAEGWERFVVPGLGVRCVVPNPWVTGGESAELALALWAVGESDRALEILQSIQHLRDPKTGLYWTGYVFDARAIWPEELTTWTAGSLLLAVAALGGDEPTCAVFGGERLPRGLDAECC
- a CDS encoding class I SAM-dependent methyltransferase, producing the protein MLTVDFSRFPLAPGDRVLDLGCGAGRHAFECYRRGARVVALDQNGEEIREVAKWFAAMKEAGEAPEGATATAMEGDALQLPFPDESFDVVIISEVMEHIPDDKGVLAEMVRVLRPGGRIAITVPRYGPEKVCWALSDAYHEVEGGHIRIYRADELLGRMKEAGLKPYGTHHAHALHSPYWWLKCAFGVDNDKALPVRAYHKLLVWDIMKKPLATRVAENALNPLIGKSFVAYATKPHLPADAATVDAS
- a CDS encoding glycosyltransferase family 4 protein, with product MTAEAMEAGPGAGAAIDGDGPLRIALLTYKGNPFCGGQGVYVRHLSRELARLGHRVEVIGSQPYPVLDEGLPGLSLTELPSLDLYRQPDPFRTPAREEFRDWIDAVEVGTMWTGGFPEPLTFSLRARRHLRARQGAFDVVHDNQTLGYGLLGDVGAPLVTTIHHPITVDRRLELDAAEGRRRRASVRRWYAFTRMQKRVARRLPSVLTVSGTSRQEIVDHLGVTQDRIHVVHIGADTDLFSPDPAVPQVPGRIVTTSSADVPLKGLVHLVEALAKVRTERPGAHLVVVGKRAEDGPVAQAIERYGLERAVEFVKGISDAELVDLVRSAEVACVPSLYEGFSLPAAEAMATGTPLVATTGGAIPEVAGPDGETCLAVPPGDAGALAAGLSRLLGDPELRARLGSAGRARVLERFTWARAAQGTVAHYREAIARAAAPAPRRSVPGPASSGSAVPGDAASAAAAPSAFVSAASGHAASAAVGSSAASGQAASPAPGLAASPAPGPSVTPGAAPAGVAEEAAEVVVPNRESRATC
- a CDS encoding TetR family transcriptional regulator, which gives rise to MPAEVKVEAKSAQFASPPLTERQEARRRRILHASAQLAGRGGFDAVQMREVAESSQVALGTLYRYFPSKIHLLVATMQDQLDHMHGTLRKKPPAGDSAAERVAETLMRAFRALQREPHLADAMVRALTFADRSVSPEVDQVSRQTTAIILDAMGLDDPSPAQLSAVRVIEHTWHSALITWLSGRASIAQVKIDIETVCRLIDLTDPGERS
- a CDS encoding ferredoxin; protein product: MGDRWNIEVDRSLCIGSAQCVHLVPEAFRLDSGMQSHPAEPETDANERLLAAAEGCPVEAIMITLLGSGEPVFPPEE
- a CDS encoding aldehyde dehydrogenase, translating into MTELVEHGQLFIGGELTDPLGTGVIEVISPHTEEVIGRVPHASAEDVDRAVAVARRAFDEGPWPRMSPGERIAVVTRIKDAIGARHEEIARVISSENGSPYSWSVLAQALGAMMVWDAALTVARGFTYEETRDGVLGRILVRREPVGVVAAVVPWNVPQFVAAAKLAPALLTGCSVVLKPSPESPLDAYLLGEIAREAGLPEGVLSILPADREVSEYLVGHPGVDKVSFTGSVAAGRRVMEVASRNLTRVTLELGGKSAAIVLPDADLATAVPGIVQAAWMNNGQACVAQTRILVPRSRYDEFADAFAAAASALVVGDPLDPATQVGPLVAERQQRRNLDYIRIGQEEGAKILTGGGRPHGIDRGWYVEPTLFGDVDNSMRIAREEIFGPVICLLPYGDETEAVKIANDSDYGLSGSVWTADVAHGVDVARQVRTGTYSVNTFSLDMLGPFGGYKNSGLGREFGPEGYGEFLEHKMIHLPAGWEA
- a CDS encoding MBL fold metallo-hydrolase; this translates as MTQVTDHGGGVRSLRVPIPDNPLGTTLVHVVDTDRGPVLIDTGWDDPASWDVLTAGLAACGIPVAEVHGVVITHHHPDHHGLSGKVRDASGAWIAMHALDTEIVRRTREHKAERWFAYMADKLEACGAPEEHVALLRAARTARRSGSLPQFSPALPDREIVPGELLDLAGRRLRAIWTPGHTPGHVCLHLEEAHPAGLPGHGRLFSGDHLLPRITPHIGLYEDPDDVTVADPLGDYLDSLERVGRLDPAEVLPAHQHAFTDAPGRVRELLTHHEERLTGLLTLLATPLTAWQLAERMEWNRPWEQIPFASRNIAVSEAEAHVRRLVKLGRAEAVPGSGPVTYVAV